The following proteins come from a genomic window of Methylorubrum populi:
- a CDS encoding rhodanese-like domain-containing protein — translation MRAIARATALTALGLLLGAAGPADSPVNVPEPDGLYTGPPRGYTPATLKGATVIDREGLEKLLPDKPVLIDVVLADHRPAGLPADRPWLPTHRSIPGAVWMPGAGAAPLAPEKEEAFLRRVAELTGGDRAKPIVTFCRPECWGSWNAGKRLVAAGYSRVHWFPLGVEGWQDDHDTAVVKPDRVWAESGEGRAAER, via the coding sequence ATGCGGGCGATCGCCAGGGCTACCGCCCTCACGGCACTGGGTCTGCTGCTCGGCGCGGCCGGACCGGCCGATTCGCCGGTCAACGTTCCCGAGCCGGACGGCCTCTATACCGGGCCGCCGCGGGGCTACACGCCGGCGACCCTGAAGGGCGCCACGGTCATCGACCGGGAGGGGCTCGAAAAGCTGCTGCCGGACAAGCCCGTCCTCATCGACGTGGTGCTCGCCGACCATCGCCCGGCGGGACTGCCGGCCGACCGGCCGTGGCTGCCGACGCACCGCTCGATTCCCGGCGCGGTCTGGATGCCGGGTGCGGGCGCTGCACCCCTCGCCCCCGAGAAGGAGGAGGCCTTCCTCCGGCGGGTCGCCGAGCTGACCGGCGGCGACAGGGCCAAGCCAATCGTGACCTTCTGCCGGCCGGAATGCTGGGGGAGCTGGAATGCCGGCAAGCGGCTGGTCGCGGCCGGCTACAGCCGCGTCCACTGGTTCCCCCTCGGCGTCGAGGGCTGGCAGGACGACCACGACACCGCCGTCGTCAAGCCCGACCGGGTCTGGGCCGAATCGGGCGAAGGGCGCGCGGCCGAGCGCTGA
- the rpmG gene encoding 50S ribosomal protein L33 yields MAKAVTVKIRLVSTADTGYFYVTKKNSRTQTEKMVMKKYDPVARKHVEFKEAKIK; encoded by the coding sequence ATGGCCAAGGCCGTTACCGTCAAGATCCGCCTCGTCTCGACCGCCGATACGGGCTACTTCTACGTCACGAAGAAGAACTCCCGCACGCAGACCGAGAAGATGGTCATGAAGAAGTATGACCCGGTCGCGCGCAAGCACGTCGAGTTCAAGGAAGCCAAGATCAAGTAA
- the panB gene encoding 3-methyl-2-oxobutanoate hydroxymethyltransferase translates to MSQVVQTRRLQAVDLIKRKAEGRKIIALTAYHAHTARIVDAYCDFVLVGDSLGMVMHGMESTLPVTLEMMILQAQAVMRGTSRALVVVDMPFGSYEASREQAFLNAARVLKETGAGAVKLEGGARFAETVAFLTERGVPVMGHIGLTPQSVNTMGGFKVQGHGAGDEDRLRADARAISDAGAFSIVMEGIVEPVARAIATDPAIRAATIGIGATAACDGQILVLEDMLGLSDRVPRFVKSFGSLRAHIEEAVRAYADEVQAGRFPADGHTYPPR, encoded by the coding sequence ATGTCGCAGGTCGTTCAAACCCGTCGTCTCCAGGCGGTCGATCTGATCAAGCGCAAGGCCGAGGGGCGCAAGATCATCGCGCTGACCGCCTACCACGCCCACACCGCCCGCATCGTCGACGCCTATTGCGACTTCGTGCTGGTGGGTGATTCCCTCGGCATGGTCATGCACGGGATGGAATCGACCCTGCCGGTGACCCTGGAGATGATGATTCTCCAGGCCCAGGCCGTGATGCGCGGTACCTCGCGCGCGCTCGTGGTGGTCGACATGCCGTTCGGCTCCTACGAGGCGAGCCGCGAACAGGCCTTCCTCAATGCCGCCCGCGTCCTGAAGGAGACGGGGGCCGGGGCGGTCAAGCTGGAGGGCGGCGCGCGCTTCGCCGAGACGGTCGCCTTCCTGACGGAGCGGGGCGTGCCGGTGATGGGCCATATCGGCCTCACCCCCCAATCGGTGAACACGATGGGCGGCTTCAAGGTGCAGGGGCACGGCGCCGGCGACGAGGATCGCCTCCGGGCCGATGCCCGCGCGATCAGCGATGCGGGCGCCTTCTCCATCGTCATGGAGGGCATCGTCGAGCCGGTGGCGCGGGCCATTGCCACCGATCCCGCGATCCGCGCGGCGACCATCGGCATCGGCGCGACCGCCGCCTGCGACGGGCAGATCCTCGTGCTCGAGGACATGCTGGGCCTGAGCGACCGGGTGCCGAGATTCGTCAAGAGCTTCGGCTCGCTGCGCGCCCATATCGAGGAGGCCGTGCGTGCCTACGCCGACGAGGTGCAGGCGGGTCGCTTCCCGGCCGACGGGCACACCTACCCGCCGCGGTGA
- a CDS encoding O-antigen ligase family protein — protein sequence MSFTTAALTGATAAAPPRWAAGAWGRVPALRAVQGLATGLHAAFIFFACFAFSDASPYDLVAIPTIVLWLALGIRLHRGAMPLVLLLLVYLAAIGIALVPYLNEPLSVTWTVQLAYLTVTCIFFAMLYADDTRARIEVALKAYTASCVLSAALGIVGYLQLLGIEDLFYKYGRASGTFQDPNVFGSFLTLGALYLIHGLLSGSTRWPLLSLASLVVVMAGIFLSFSRGSWGGTVIAVAVMIGALYATSRSRALRRRIVTLGLVTVGFGAVALAGLLSIDSVAQTFQTRAAVTQDYDEGETGRFGNQIRGMGMMLEEPLGLGPLRWRQIFNLEPHNSYIGSFANGGWLAGATFIALVAATCFVGFRLMLRPSPYRAYAQIVFPALLMFFLQALQIDVEKWRHVYMMLGMVWALEAARLRPSLTLPRARRIAGHPDIASRAGTSGAREDMLGGGHEAFGKVGP from the coding sequence ATGTCCTTCACGACAGCCGCGCTGACAGGCGCGACGGCCGCCGCGCCGCCGCGATGGGCCGCGGGCGCCTGGGGCCGCGTTCCCGCCCTCCGCGCGGTCCAGGGGCTGGCGACCGGCCTCCACGCCGCGTTCATCTTCTTTGCCTGCTTCGCCTTCTCGGACGCCTCGCCCTACGACCTCGTGGCGATCCCGACGATCGTGCTGTGGCTGGCCCTCGGCATCCGCCTGCACCGGGGGGCGATGCCCCTCGTGCTCCTGCTCCTCGTCTACCTCGCGGCGATCGGCATCGCGCTGGTGCCCTACCTCAACGAGCCGCTCTCGGTGACGTGGACGGTGCAGCTCGCCTACCTCACGGTGACCTGCATCTTCTTCGCGATGCTCTATGCCGACGACACGCGGGCGCGCATCGAGGTCGCGCTCAAGGCCTATACGGCGAGCTGCGTGCTCTCGGCGGCCCTCGGCATCGTCGGCTACCTGCAGCTCCTCGGCATCGAGGACCTGTTCTACAAGTACGGCCGGGCCTCGGGCACTTTCCAGGATCCGAACGTGTTCGGCTCCTTCCTGACGCTCGGCGCCCTCTACCTGATCCACGGCCTCCTCTCGGGCTCGACCCGGTGGCCGCTCCTGTCCCTGGCTAGCCTCGTCGTCGTGATGGCGGGCATCTTCCTGTCCTTCTCCCGCGGCTCCTGGGGCGGCACGGTGATCGCGGTCGCGGTGATGATCGGAGCGCTCTACGCCACGAGCCGCTCGCGCGCCCTGCGTCGGCGGATCGTCACGCTCGGTCTCGTCACCGTCGGCTTCGGCGCGGTCGCGCTCGCGGGGCTGCTGTCGATCGACAGCGTCGCCCAGACCTTCCAGACCCGCGCCGCGGTCACGCAGGATTACGACGAGGGCGAGACCGGCCGCTTCGGCAACCAGATCCGCGGCATGGGGATGATGCTGGAGGAGCCGCTCGGCCTGGGCCCCCTGCGCTGGCGCCAGATCTTCAACCTGGAGCCGCACAATTCCTACATCGGCAGCTTCGCCAATGGCGGCTGGCTCGCCGGCGCCACCTTCATCGCCCTGGTGGCAGCAACTTGCTTCGTCGGCTTCCGGCTGATGCTGCGCCCCTCGCCCTACCGGGCCTACGCCCAGATCGTATTTCCGGCGCTGCTGATGTTCTTCCTCCAGGCGCTGCAGATCGACGTGGAGAAGTGGCGCCACGTCTACATGATGCTCGGCATGGTCTGGGCCTTGGAGGCAGCCCGTCTGCGCCCGAGCTTGACCCTTCCCCGCGCGCGACGCATCGCAGGACATCCGGACATTGCATCGCGAGCCGGGACGAGCGGGGCGCGAGAGGATATGCTCGGGGGCGGACACGAGGCTTTCGGGAAGGTGGGGCCGTGA
- a CDS encoding quinoprotein relay system zinc metallohydrolase 2, whose product MTASMTRRAALFGGLCLCCLPRPGFAADALSMDEVAPGVFIRRGPDAEATPQNADGIANIGFIVGRDGVLVTESGGSLADGQWLRREIARRTDKPIRYVMLTHVHPDHVFGAAAFRGDSPTFVGHAALRGALDARGEFYRQRLAEILGADKAGEVVYPTMEVKDGAEIDLGDRTLRLTAHGSAHTTCDLSMLDTGSGLLFPADLLFVGRIPSLDGSLLGWFKEIERLKAVGATDAVPGHGPTRVALAPTMADLARYLSALRDETRKAVAGGVPIDTAVRTVAQGEKDNWALFDTYNGRNVTQAYQELEWE is encoded by the coding sequence GTGACCGCCTCCATGACGCGCCGCGCAGCCCTGTTCGGCGGCCTGTGCCTGTGCTGTCTGCCGCGGCCCGGCTTCGCGGCCGACGCGCTGTCGATGGACGAGGTCGCGCCGGGCGTCTTCATCCGCCGGGGCCCGGACGCTGAGGCGACGCCTCAGAACGCCGACGGCATCGCCAATATCGGCTTCATCGTCGGGCGCGACGGGGTACTCGTCACCGAATCCGGCGGCAGCCTCGCCGACGGGCAGTGGCTGCGCCGCGAGATCGCCCGGCGCACCGACAAGCCGATCCGCTACGTGATGCTCACCCACGTGCATCCCGACCACGTCTTCGGCGCCGCCGCTTTCCGCGGCGACAGCCCGACCTTCGTCGGCCATGCCGCCCTGCGCGGCGCGCTCGATGCCCGCGGTGAATTCTACCGCCAGCGCCTCGCCGAGATCCTCGGCGCGGACAAGGCGGGCGAGGTCGTCTACCCGACGATGGAAGTGAAGGACGGCGCGGAGATCGACCTCGGCGACCGCACCCTGCGGCTCACCGCCCACGGCAGCGCACACACGACGTGCGACCTGTCGATGCTCGACACCGGCAGCGGGCTGCTGTTTCCCGCCGACCTTCTGTTCGTCGGCCGCATCCCCTCGCTCGACGGCAGCCTGCTCGGCTGGTTCAAGGAGATCGAGCGGCTGAAGGCGGTCGGCGCCACCGACGCCGTGCCCGGCCACGGCCCGACGCGAGTGGCCCTCGCGCCGACGATGGCCGACCTCGCGCGTTATCTCTCGGCGCTGCGCGACGAGACCCGCAAGGCGGTGGCCGGCGGCGTGCCGATCGATACCGCGGTGCGGACTGTGGCGCAGGGCGAGAAGGACAACTGGGCCCTGTTCGACACCTATAACGGCCGCAACGTCACCCAGGCCTACCAAGAACTCGAGTGGGAATGA
- a CDS encoding quinoprotein dehydrogenase-associated SoxYZ-like carrier has protein sequence MKRLMLALSLTLSALALAPAPVRAGATDTDEERAARWSEIKTSIFGDRKVEASESAVTIDAPARALDAALVPIGLTLADKDSVKGLYFVIDDNPSPYAAHFTFGPAADPGEIKLRVRVNNYTNVHAVVETKDGRLLESAKFVKASGGCSAPMGMSDEEAMKGMGEMRLKFAGEPQAGKPVEATLMIRHPNFSGMQMNQITRDYTPARYIEKLDVTSGDKLVFHLDGDISIASNPVINFAMRPDIQGPIKVVASDNQGGRWEHSFPLPSASN, from the coding sequence ATGAAACGCCTGATGCTCGCCCTCAGTCTGACGCTCTCGGCCCTCGCGCTCGCGCCCGCTCCGGTCCGGGCCGGCGCCACCGATACCGACGAGGAGCGCGCCGCCCGCTGGTCCGAGATCAAGACTTCGATCTTCGGCGACCGGAAGGTCGAGGCCAGCGAGAGCGCCGTGACCATCGACGCCCCCGCCCGTGCCCTCGACGCCGCCCTGGTGCCGATCGGCCTGACGCTCGCCGACAAGGACAGCGTGAAGGGCCTCTACTTCGTCATCGACGACAATCCCTCGCCCTACGCGGCGCACTTCACCTTCGGCCCGGCCGCCGACCCGGGCGAGATCAAGCTGCGGGTGCGGGTGAACAACTACACCAACGTTCACGCCGTGGTGGAGACCAAGGACGGGCGGCTTCTCGAGTCCGCCAAGTTCGTGAAGGCCTCGGGCGGCTGCTCGGCGCCGATGGGCATGAGCGACGAGGAGGCGATGAAGGGCATGGGCGAGATGCGCCTGAAGTTCGCCGGCGAGCCTCAGGCCGGCAAGCCGGTCGAGGCGACGCTGATGATCCGGCACCCGAATTTCTCGGGCATGCAGATGAACCAGATCACCCGCGACTATACCCCCGCCCGCTACATCGAGAAGCTCGACGTGACCTCGGGCGACAAGCTGGTGTTCCACCTCGACGGCGACATCTCGATCGCCTCGAACCCGGTGATCAACTTCGCGATGCGGCCCGACATCCAGGGCCCGATCAAGGTCGTGGCCTCCGACAATCAGGGCGGACGCTGGGAGCACAGCTTCCCGCTTCCCTCCGCGAGCAACTGA
- a CDS encoding thioredoxin family protein gives MTTRRHGLFLAVALLSALLSGGLPKAGSAAEPVAFDAKAFEAAQDEGRPILVQISAPWCPICRTQKPIVAALSAEPRFKALAVFTLDFDTQRDLVRRFGAQMQSTLILYKGRTEIARSVGETQPEWIEQLLEKAF, from the coding sequence ATGACGACCCGCCGCCACGGTCTCTTCCTCGCGGTCGCGCTCCTGTCCGCGCTCCTGTCCGGCGGCCTGCCGAAGGCCGGGTCCGCGGCCGAACCCGTCGCCTTCGACGCCAAGGCGTTCGAGGCGGCGCAGGACGAGGGGCGGCCGATCCTCGTGCAGATCTCGGCGCCCTGGTGTCCGATCTGCCGGACACAGAAGCCGATCGTGGCAGCCCTCTCGGCCGAGCCGCGCTTCAAGGCGCTCGCCGTCTTCACGCTCGACTTCGACACGCAGCGCGACCTCGTCCGCCGCTTCGGCGCGCAGATGCAGAGCACGCTCATCCTCTACAAGGGCCGGACCGAGATCGCCCGCTCGGTCGGCGAGACCCAGCCCGAATGGATCGAGCAACTCCTCGAAAAGGCGTTTTGA
- a CDS encoding TetR/AcrR family transcriptional regulator, with protein MRDTRASLLGEAEILVRGRGYSGFSYADLAEAVGIRKASIHHHFRTKEALAKALIEAYDARYDAALDDISGATSDGVARIEAYGRLYLGGVERGLGCLCAALAVELETLPEALRRAITAFFDKHIAWLAGVIEEGQIDGSVRAGLDPQAHARMILATLEGALLLERFLAGPEGFVRTLAALSEGLRPTA; from the coding sequence ATGAGAGACACGCGCGCGTCGCTCCTCGGCGAGGCCGAGATCTTGGTACGCGGCCGGGGCTATTCCGGCTTCAGCTATGCCGACCTCGCCGAGGCGGTCGGCATCCGCAAGGCCAGCATCCACCACCACTTCCGCACCAAGGAAGCGCTCGCGAAGGCGCTGATCGAAGCCTACGACGCGCGTTACGATGCGGCCCTCGACGACATCTCGGGTGCGACCAGCGACGGCGTCGCCCGGATCGAGGCCTATGGCCGGCTCTATCTCGGCGGGGTCGAGAGGGGGCTCGGCTGCCTCTGCGCCGCGCTCGCCGTCGAGCTGGAGACCTTGCCCGAGGCACTGCGCCGCGCCATCACCGCCTTCTTCGACAAGCACATCGCCTGGCTTGCCGGCGTGATCGAGGAGGGTCAGATCGACGGCAGCGTCCGCGCCGGCCTCGACCCGCAGGCCCATGCCCGGATGATCCTGGCGACGCTGGAGGGGGCGCTGCTGCTGGAACGCTTCCTCGCCGGACCGGAGGGCTTCGTCCGGACGCTGGCGGCCTTGAGCGAGGGGTTGCGGCCCACCGCCTGA
- a CDS encoding CobW family GTP-binding protein produces MSDASPLAAASPKIPVTVLTGYLGAGKTTLLNRILTEQHGKRYAVIVNEFGEIGIDNDLVVGADEEVFEMNNGCVCCTVRGDLIRIMDGLVKRRGKFDAIIVETTGLADPAPVAQTFFVDQDVGEAARLDAVVTVADAKWLTDRLADAPEAKNQIAFADVILLNKADLVSAGDLDRVEGQIRAINPWAKVHRTERCAIPLDQVLDRNAFDLSRILDVEPDFLEEGHHHHHDEQMQSVSARIDGPVDPEKFMPWISNLTQVQGPDILRCKGIVAFPDEPKRFVFQGVHMILDGDVQGEWGADEPRVSRVVFIGRNLDPDAIREGFYACKA; encoded by the coding sequence ATGTCCGACGCCTCCCCCCTCGCCGCCGCGTCCCCGAAAATCCCGGTCACCGTGCTCACCGGCTATCTCGGGGCCGGCAAGACGACGCTGCTCAACCGCATCCTCACCGAACAGCACGGCAAGCGCTACGCCGTGATCGTCAACGAGTTCGGCGAGATCGGCATCGACAACGACCTCGTGGTCGGCGCCGACGAGGAAGTGTTCGAGATGAACAACGGCTGCGTCTGCTGCACCGTGCGCGGCGATCTGATCCGCATCATGGACGGGCTGGTGAAGCGCCGCGGCAAGTTCGACGCGATCATCGTCGAGACCACCGGGCTGGCCGACCCCGCCCCGGTCGCCCAGACCTTCTTCGTTGATCAGGATGTCGGTGAGGCCGCCCGGCTCGACGCGGTGGTGACGGTGGCCGACGCCAAGTGGCTCACCGACCGGCTCGCCGACGCGCCCGAGGCCAAGAACCAGATCGCGTTCGCCGACGTGATCCTGCTCAACAAGGCCGATCTCGTCTCCGCCGGTGACCTCGACCGGGTCGAAGGCCAGATCCGCGCGATTAACCCCTGGGCCAAGGTCCACCGCACCGAGCGCTGCGCGATCCCGCTCGATCAGGTGCTCGACCGCAACGCCTTCGACCTCTCGCGCATCCTCGACGTCGAGCCCGACTTCCTGGAGGAAGGCCACCACCATCACCACGACGAGCAGATGCAGTCGGTCTCGGCCCGGATCGACGGCCCGGTCGATCCGGAGAAGTTCATGCCCTGGATCTCGAACCTGACCCAGGTTCAGGGACCGGACATCCTGCGCTGCAAGGGCATCGTCGCCTTCCCCGACGAGCCGAAGCGCTTCGTCTTCCAGGGCGTGCACATGATCCTCGACGGCGACGTTCAGGGGGAATGGGGCGCCGACGAGCCGCGCGTCTCCCGCGTCGTGTTCATCGGCCGCAACCTCGATCCGGACGCGATCCGCGAAGGCTTCTACGCCTGCAAGGCGTGA
- a CDS encoding PAS domain-containing protein, with protein sequence MTTGSASEAERLAALHALRILDSDPEAQFDAVCRTAQRLFGVAAAYISLVDAERQWLKACAGTMPAQTPRKDSFCNRTIERDALLVVPDARRDPRFSGLGIVTGPPHVVFYAGAPLTLRPGVRLGSLCLIDPQPRDFTPDDEAALRDLAEIVAAQMRLRRDNLAFASERALRQIHESTIRAQGAEIERRASANSLLTMAEQIAQVGHWRINFINGHPIYSESLLRIAGLDPAAPVARHPGLAELCHPADRGRVEAVIAAAIAGSRDFEFEARFARPDGTIRDVMVRGTCKTDEAGRTIGLFGILMDVTDRLRIQAEMRRSEMRYRSLADALPLLVWTIDPASGESTYVNTRFEDYYGPIGVSRLQRLARNHPDDAAAMEAAWQAAQASGEGYDGQWRLRARDGSYRWHKLSLTPIRNAADPAEVTEWIGTALDIDEIVSARLAVEDTSRLLGIALEGAEAGTFDWNLRTGITVLSPESVRLYGLPETGEPRALSPTEWTATIHPDDVVEAWNRIHHAVDTQTRFTAEYRVGGRWLYTSGRTLYDGDGRPYRMLGLHLDITERKAAEAALRAATAEARAATVEAERASAAKSEFLAAMSHEIRTPLNGILGYADLLLDRPDREPEDRRRLELIRVSGEALLTVVNDVLDVSKIEAGQLELDPIPFALGKLIEDTVAIVRGSALKSALTVEARIDPDLPGSVIGDANRLRQVLFNLLNNAVKFTPAGSVTLTVRYEGSVSGPDGGPAEALRFEIRDTGIGIAPSQRHRLFKPFSQVDGSISRRFGGSGLGLAICHRLVTMMGGDIGVESREGIGSTFWFSLALPRGATPPAAEAAAAPRRREAAPAARLLLVEDVAINQTLARAVLEAEGYRVDVAGDGHAALAAIEAAYGPQAGADPYAVVLMDVQMPGMDGLTATRRIRAMAGPAAGLPIVAMTANVLDGQVQELIAAGMDDHVGKPFKRAQLSAVIERWRAVGAERERAGAAPAEPPRHDDGKRGFRPEPVVRAETRGGPVLDRAAFAAVQDTMGRERVLSLLSLLELDLELRFLPEGAEPNRTDFDREQLAYDAHAMVAAAGALGFVALSDLCREIEAACRDGGDLPALIQRLVTLRLDTLGTIRALRAA encoded by the coding sequence GTGACCACCGGATCGGCGAGCGAGGCCGAGCGCCTCGCAGCCCTGCACGCGCTGCGCATCCTGGACAGCGATCCGGAGGCGCAGTTCGATGCCGTGTGCCGGACGGCGCAACGCCTGTTCGGCGTCGCGGCGGCCTACATCTCCCTGGTCGATGCCGAGCGGCAGTGGCTGAAGGCCTGCGCGGGCACCATGCCGGCGCAGACGCCGCGCAAGGACTCCTTCTGCAACCGGACGATCGAGCGGGACGCGCTGCTCGTCGTCCCCGATGCCCGCCGCGACCCGCGCTTCTCCGGGCTCGGGATCGTCACCGGCCCGCCCCACGTCGTGTTCTATGCCGGCGCGCCGCTGACCCTGCGGCCGGGCGTGCGGCTCGGGTCCCTCTGCCTGATCGATCCGCAGCCGCGTGATTTCACGCCGGACGACGAGGCGGCCCTGCGCGACCTTGCCGAGATCGTGGCGGCGCAGATGCGGCTGCGGCGCGACAACCTCGCCTTCGCCAGCGAGCGGGCGCTGCGCCAGATCCACGAGAGCACCATCCGGGCCCAGGGCGCGGAGATTGAGCGGCGGGCGAGCGCCAACTCCCTCCTGACCATGGCCGAGCAGATCGCCCAGGTCGGCCATTGGCGCATCAACTTCATCAACGGCCACCCGATCTACTCAGAGAGCCTCCTGCGCATCGCCGGCCTCGACCCGGCGGCGCCGGTGGCCCGGCATCCCGGCCTCGCCGAATTGTGCCATCCCGCCGATCGCGGGCGGGTCGAGGCCGTGATCGCCGCGGCGATCGCGGGCAGCCGCGATTTCGAGTTCGAGGCGCGGTTCGCGCGACCGGACGGGACGATCCGCGACGTGATGGTGCGGGGCACCTGCAAGACCGACGAGGCGGGCCGGACGATCGGGCTGTTCGGCATCCTCATGGACGTGACCGACCGGCTGCGGATCCAGGCGGAGATGCGGCGCAGCGAGATGCGCTACCGCAGCCTCGCCGACGCGCTGCCGCTGCTGGTCTGGACCATCGATCCGGCCAGCGGCGAGTCGACCTACGTCAACACGCGCTTCGAGGATTACTACGGGCCGATCGGCGTCTCGCGGCTGCAGCGGCTCGCCCGCAACCATCCCGACGACGCTGCGGCCATGGAGGCGGCGTGGCAGGCGGCGCAGGCCAGCGGCGAGGGTTACGACGGCCAGTGGCGCCTCAGGGCACGCGACGGATCCTACCGCTGGCACAAGCTTTCGCTCACGCCGATCCGCAACGCCGCCGACCCGGCCGAGGTAACGGAGTGGATCGGCACCGCGCTCGACATCGACGAGATCGTTTCCGCGCGGCTCGCCGTGGAGGATACGAGCCGCCTGCTCGGCATCGCCCTGGAGGGAGCGGAGGCCGGGACCTTCGACTGGAACCTGCGCACCGGCATCACCGTGCTGTCGCCGGAGAGCGTGCGCCTCTACGGCCTGCCGGAAACCGGCGAGCCGCGCGCCCTGTCGCCGACGGAATGGACCGCGACCATCCATCCCGACGACGTCGTCGAGGCCTGGAACCGGATCCACCACGCCGTCGATACCCAGACCCGCTTCACGGCGGAGTACCGGGTGGGCGGGCGCTGGCTCTATACTTCAGGCCGCACCCTCTACGACGGGGACGGCCGCCCCTACCGGATGCTCGGGCTGCATCTCGACATCACCGAGCGCAAGGCGGCCGAGGCGGCCCTGCGGGCGGCCACTGCCGAGGCCCGTGCCGCCACCGTGGAGGCCGAGCGGGCGAGCGCGGCCAAGAGCGAGTTCCTCGCGGCCATGAGCCACGAGATCCGCACGCCGCTCAACGGCATCCTCGGTTATGCCGACCTGCTCCTCGATCGGCCCGACCGCGAGCCGGAGGATCGGCGCCGCCTGGAATTGATCCGCGTCTCGGGCGAGGCGCTTCTCACCGTCGTCAACGACGTCCTCGACGTCTCGAAGATCGAGGCCGGCCAGCTCGAACTCGACCCGATTCCCTTCGCCCTCGGCAAGCTGATCGAGGACACCGTCGCGATCGTGCGCGGCAGCGCCCTGAAGAGCGCGCTCACCGTCGAGGCGCGGATCGATCCCGACCTGCCCGGGAGCGTGATCGGCGACGCGAACCGCCTGCGGCAGGTGCTGTTCAACCTGCTCAACAACGCGGTCAAGTTCACGCCGGCCGGCTCCGTCACCCTCACCGTCCGCTACGAGGGTTCCGTCTCCGGCCCCGACGGCGGCCCCGCGGAAGCCCTGCGCTTCGAGATCCGCGACACCGGCATCGGCATCGCGCCCTCGCAGCGGCACCGGCTGTTCAAGCCGTTCAGTCAGGTCGACGGATCGATCAGCCGGCGCTTCGGCGGGTCGGGCCTCGGCCTCGCGATCTGCCACCGCCTCGTCACCATGATGGGGGGCGATATCGGGGTCGAGAGCCGGGAGGGCATCGGCTCGACCTTCTGGTTCAGCCTCGCCCTCCCCCGCGGCGCCACCCCGCCCGCCGCCGAGGCCGCCGCCGCCCCGCGCCGCCGGGAGGCCGCGCCGGCGGCCCGCCTCCTGCTCGTGGAGGACGTGGCGATCAACCAGACGCTGGCCCGCGCCGTGCTGGAGGCGGAGGGCTACCGCGTCGATGTGGCGGGCGACGGGCACGCGGCGCTCGCAGCGATCGAGGCCGCCTACGGCCCGCAGGCCGGCGCCGACCCTTACGCCGTCGTGCTGATGGACGTGCAGATGCCGGGGATGGACGGCCTCACGGCCACGCGGCGGATCCGCGCCATGGCGGGCCCCGCCGCCGGCCTGCCGATCGTGGCGATGACGGCCAACGTCCTCGACGGGCAGGTGCAGGAACTGATCGCGGCGGGCATGGACGACCATGTCGGCAAACCCTTCAAGCGCGCCCAGCTCAGCGCCGTGATCGAGCGCTGGCGGGCCGTCGGCGCGGAGCGGGAACGCGCGGGCGCCGCGCCGGCCGAGCCTCCTCGGCACGATGACGGGAAGCGCGGGTTTCGTCCCGAGCCCGTCGTTCGGGCCGAGACCCGCGGCGGGCCGGTGCTCGACCGCGCCGCCTTCGCCGCCGTGCAGGACACGATGGGCCGCGAGCGCGTGCTGTCGCTCCTCTCCCTGCTCGAACTGGATCTCGAACTGCGCTTCCTTCCCGAGGGCGCCGAGCCGAACCGGACCGATTTCGACCGGGAGCAGCTCGCCTACGACGCCCATGCGATGGTCGCCGCGGCCGGCGCTCTCGGCTTCGTCGCCCTGTCCGACCTGTGCCGTGAGATCGAGGCGGCCTGCCGCGACGGCGGCGACCTTCCGGCC